One stretch of Hevea brasiliensis isolate MT/VB/25A 57/8 chromosome 12, ASM3005281v1, whole genome shotgun sequence DNA includes these proteins:
- the LOC131169023 gene encoding disease resistance-like protein DSC1, whose product MSSTSPIDFVGIDSRIERVESLLCIGSLDVRIVGIWGMGGIGKTTIAEAVFKRNLAQFESCHFFANVREESEKHGLLNFRSELLSKICGKGNFNRRTPNFGFSFGKNRLCRKKALIVLDDVNSSMQLQELLVDLYHLFGQGSKIIVTSRDRQVLKSGVDEIYEAESLNRDESLLLLSVHAFNQNHPFQEFMQSSKSAIYYAKGNPLALIVLGCFLFEKRKEDWEIALNKLRRTSNVGIKNVLRLSYDGLETEDKEIFLDIACFFKGEDVYFVKRILDGCGFSMDLGINILVDKSLITISNNKLWMHDLLQEMGWEIVQKESIEEPGKRSRLWHHEDVYHVLTKNTGTQEVEGIALDLSQTKELRLTSNTFKRMYNLRLLKFHDSDFENFSKVHFPDEGLTFHSNKLRYLHWYRYPSKSLPANFCPENLVELNLPRSNVEQLWEGVQDLVKLKRIDLSYSEYLIQIPDLSNAKELESLNLKGCTNLVEVSSYVQNLNKLEYLNMEGCKNLSCIPSTFASKLIRTLNLVGCSNLKKFPEIAGNVEELFLNYTAIEVVPSAIECLTKLVSLRLTSCAKLRSLPSHICKLKCLRMLNLCGCSKLESFPEILEAMEGLKYLYLANCRNLRSLPNSIGNLKNLAELDLRGTMIKELPSSIEHLTGLDQLELQNCKSLVNLPDSICNLKSLKNLHIDGCPKLDKLPENLDNLESLEDLDISGSAVKQLPSSIIHLKSLGRLLFRVQDSAGLLQIPTAIDRLSSLKTLFLSGNNFESIPASIEHLSQLHSLDVAYCRRLRSLPELPGSLQHLYAHECTSLESVLSSKHFSEIDYTLESSNFKHFAFTNCIKMDQKTRRSILAGTEQRIQVVATASDQLYNDERGSVKIHLPGGEIPMWFCNQNMGSSVSMQLHSSYSQLKGIALCVVLEFEENYVDSGLIVRCKCHFKTNHGGSSDLNFNLNNWLQWYYKPILFKSDHLFVWDDPCFEANIIDEDWFGKYSEATFEFFPLDYKENLLRNCKVKKCGVRLLICERIAIRTYNSDEEEEPCPKRLKCLQE is encoded by the exons ATGTCATCTACTTCCCCTATAgattttgttggaattgattCGCGCATTGAGAGAGTTGAATCCTTGCTATGCATTGGATCATTGGATGTTCGCATTGTTGGAATATGGGGAATGGGTGGTATAGGAAAGACGACTATTGCTGAAGCTGTGTTCAAGCGTAATCTTGCTCAATTTGAAAGCTGCCACTTCTTTGCAAATGTGAGGGAAGAGTCAGAAAAACATGGGTTATTAAATTTTCGAAGTGAGCTTCTTTCTAAAATATGTGGGAAAGGAAATTTTAATAGAAGAACTCCCAATTTTGGGTTCTCTTTCGGCAAGAATAGGCTTTGTCGAAAAAAGGCCCTTATTGTTCTTGATGATGTGAATAGCTCAATGCAATTGCAAGAACTGTTAGTTGATTTATATCATTTGTTTGGCCAAGGAAGTAAAATCATTGTAACAAGTAGGGATAGGCAAGTGCTCAAAAGTGGAGTTGATGAAATATATGAGGCTGAGAGCTTAAATCGTGATGAATCTCTTCTACTCCTTAGCGTGCATGCTTTTAACCAAAATCACCCCTTCCAAGAGTTTATGCAGTCATCAAAGAGTGCAATCTATTATGCAAAAGGCAATCCACTAGCCCTTATAGTTTTGGGTTGCTTTTTGTTTGAAAAAAGGAAAGAGGATTGGGAAATTGCATTGAATAAACTGAGAAGAACATCAAATGTGGGAATAAAGAATGTCTTAAGATTAAGTTATGATGGATTAGAAACCGAAGACAAGGAAATATTTCTTGATATTGCATGTTTCTTTAAAGGCGAGGATGTATATTTTGTGAAAAGAATACTTGATGGCTGTGGTTTCTCTATGGATTTAGGAATTAACATTCTTGTGGATAAGTCTCTCATTACTATTTCAAACAACAAGTTGTGGATGCATGATTTGCTACAAGAAATGGGTTGGGAAATTGTTCAGAAAGAATCTATTGAAGAACCTGGCAAACGTAGCAGATTGTGGCACCACGAGGATGTCTATCATGTGTTGACAAAAAATACG GGGACTCAAGAGGTTGAGGGCATAGCTTTAGACCTCTCTCAAACGAAAGAGTTGCGCTTGACCTCCAATACTTTCAAGAGGATGTATAATCTTAGATTGCTCAAGTTTCATGATTCTGACTTTGAAAATTTCTCTAAAGTGCACTTTCCTGATGAAGGccttacatttcattcaaataagtTGCGATATCTCCACTGGTATAGGTACCCTTCAAAATCCTTGCCAGCTAACTTTTGTCCTGAAAACCTTGTTGAGCTCAATCTTCCTCGTAGCAATGTTGAACAACTCTGGGAAGGAGTGCAG GACCTTGTGAAGCTGAAGCGGATCGATCTCAGTTACTCTGAGTATTTGATTCAAATCCCAGATCTTTCAAATGCTAAAGAACTTGAGAGTTTGAATCTTAAAGGGTGCACAAATTTGGTTGAGGTCTCCTCATATGTTCAGAATCTTAACAAGCTTGAATATCTGAATATGGAAGGTTGTAAAAATCTTAGTTGTATTCCGAGCACATTTGCTTCCAAGCTTATAAGAACTTTGAATCTGGTTGGTTGCTCAAATCTCAAGAAGTTCCCAGAGATTGCAGGAAATGTGgaagaattatttttaaattacacTGCTATAGAAGTTGTTCCCTCAGCAATTGAGTGCCTTACCAAGCTTGTCTCTTTGCGTCTCACAAGCTGCGCAAAGCTCAGAAGTTTACCAAGCCACATTTGCAAGTTGAAATGTCTTCGAATGCTGAATTTATGTGGCTGCTCGAAACTTGAGAGTTTCCCAGAAATTTTGGAGGCTATGGAAGGTTTGAAATACCTTTATTTGGCTAACTGCAGAAATCTTCGGAGTCTTCCGAACAGCATTGGTAATTTGAAAAATCTTGCAGAGCTTGATTTAAGAGGGACAATGATTAAAGAGCTACCCTCGTCCATTGAGCATCTAACTGGCCTTGATCAGTTAGAACTACAGAACTGCAAAAGCCTGGTGAACCTTCCGGACAGCATTTGTAATTTAAAATCCCTGAAAAATCTTCACATCGATGGTTGTCCAAAACTTGACAAGTTGCCAGAGAACCTGGATAATTTAGAATCTCTGGAGGATTTAGATATAAGTGGAAGTGCTGTAAAACAACTGCCATCCTCTATCATACATTTAAAAAGTCTCGGAAGGTTATTGTTTAGAGTTCAAGATTCAGCAGGTTTAttacaaattcccacagcaatagACAGACTATCCTCATTGAAGACACTATTTCTAAGTGGAAACAACTTCGAAAGCATACCTGCAAGCATTGAACACCTTTCTCAGTTGCACTCGCTTGACGTGGCCTACTGCAGAAGGCTTCGCTCTCTGCCAGAGCTTCCTGGGAGTCTACAACATCTATATGCACATGAATGCACATCATTAGAAAGTGTACTTAGCAGCAAACACTTCTCTGAGATAGATTATACGCTTGAAAGTAGCAATTTCAAGCATTTTGCATTTACCAATTGCATCAAAATGGATCAAAAGACTCGCAGAAGCATTCTTGCAGGCACAGAGCAGAGAATTCAAGTTGTGGCTACTGCGTCAGATCAACTATATAATGATGAaagg GGTTCGGTTAAAATTCATTTGCCTGGCGGTGAAATTCCAATGTGGTTCTGCAACCAAAATATGGGATCTTCAGTAAGTATGCAGCTTCATTCAAGCTACAGTCAATTAAAGGGAATTGCTTTATGTGTTGTGCTCGAATTTGAGGAAAATTATGTGGATTCCGGTTTGATTGTTAGATGCAAATGCCACTTCAAAACAAACCACGGTGGAAGCAGTGATCTGAATTTCAATTTGAATAACTGGCTTCAATGGTATTACAAACCAATTCTCTTTAAGTCAGATCATTTGTTTGTATGGGATGATCCTTGCTTTGAAGCTAATATAATTGATGAAGATTGGTTTGGTAAATACAGTGAGGCCACTTTCgaattctttcctctagattatAAAGAAAACCTCTTACGGAATTGCAAGGTGAAGAAATGTGGAGTTCGTCTGCTAATTTGTGAGAGGATAGCCATCAGAACCTATAATTCTGATGAGGAAGAGGAACCATGTCCTAAGAGATTGAAATGTCTCCAAGAATAG